A genomic window from Tautonia rosea includes:
- a CDS encoding HAD-IIA family hydrolase, whose translation MPVSFVIDMDGVIYHGHRLIPGAREFVDRLRGGGHPFLFLTNNSQWTPRDLKHRLEQLGIGVEDSAFHTSALATAEFLRTQRPGGSAFVIGGAGLTNALYEAGYHLTERDPDYVVVGDTRRYDYETIEHAIRLILGGARFIATNPDLTGPSEAGLQPACGALVAPIELATGRKPYFVGKPNPLMMRTALRKLGAHSSESFMIGDRMDTDIIGGTETGMQTILVLSGVTDRNEIESFPYRPTFVFDDVGQIPIDQLVAQQRDATD comes from the coding sequence ATGCCTGTCAGCTTCGTCATTGATATGGATGGAGTGATCTATCACGGCCACCGCTTGATCCCCGGTGCCCGAGAGTTCGTCGATCGTCTCCGAGGAGGCGGACATCCGTTTCTCTTTCTCACGAACAATAGCCAGTGGACTCCTCGCGATCTGAAGCACCGCTTAGAGCAGCTGGGGATCGGGGTCGAGGACTCTGCCTTCCACACGTCGGCCCTGGCCACCGCCGAGTTCCTTAGGACGCAACGGCCAGGTGGGTCAGCGTTCGTCATTGGCGGGGCAGGACTGACCAACGCTCTGTATGAGGCCGGCTATCACCTGACGGAGCGCGATCCGGATTACGTCGTCGTGGGGGACACACGTCGCTATGACTACGAAACGATCGAACATGCCATCCGCTTGATTCTCGGTGGTGCCCGGTTCATCGCAACGAACCCGGACCTGACCGGGCCCTCGGAGGCCGGCCTGCAACCGGCCTGCGGGGCACTGGTGGCTCCGATTGAGTTAGCGACCGGACGTAAGCCGTACTTCGTGGGCAAACCGAACCCCCTGATGATGCGCACGGCGTTACGAAAACTTGGGGCGCATTCGTCCGAGTCGTTCATGATCGGGGACCGGATGGACACCGACATCATCGGCGGGACCGAGACGGGGATGCAGACGATTCTCGTCCTTTCGGGCGTCACAGACCGCAATGAGATCGAATCGTTCCCGTACCGCCCGACCTTCGTCTTCGACGACGTGGGCCAGATCCCAATTGATCAGCTTGTCGCTCAACAACGCGATGCGACAGACTGA